Within the Clostridia bacterium genome, the region CCTGTTACCAAACCTAATTTGGCATCAATAGAAAAGCTTGAAAAGCTGTTGGATTTGGACAGTTTAGTAAAAGAAGCAATCGATAATACGGAATCAATTAAAATAGAATAGTAAGGAAAAAAGCATTTAGTTTGTTTTTATTCCTCTTTGTCTAAAAATTTCTTTCATTTTATCCAAAAAAGATTCTTTTCTTTTTTGGATTTCTTTTGTTTTTTGAATTATTTCCCATTTGATATTAATGGCTTTTTGAGGCATATTTCTTATTGAAAAAATCTCTCGCTTTTTATAACGAGGAGCTAGTTGGGCGTTTGCTAAGGTCAAAGTTTGATTGCTGTTATATACTATTAAATCAATATCAGCATAAACTACGGTGTTAGGTTTTATAAAATCTGCAGGTTTGATTTTTTGGTACAGCTTATCGTATACTTGTTTTGTGATCATAGTGGGGTATGTAGCACCTGTAACATTATTTGATAATGCGCTTTTTTCTTCATTGGATAAATTGCCAAGCCAAATACCCATAGTATGTTGTGTGGTATATGATAGACAATACGCATCATTATTTTTGCTGGTCTTTTGATAACTGTTTGTGCCTGTTTTGGCAGCGACAGCATAATCGCAATCTTTGAGTCTTTTTGCTGTTCCGCTTTTTGCAGCAGTTTTTAGCATATCTGTCATAATATAAGCTGTGTCTTCATTAATAATTCGTTTTGGATTAAATGTGTTTTCAAAAATTACTCGTCCGTCTTTTGATGTTATTTTTTTAATAAATGAACTTTTTTGGTGCAAACCATAATTTGGAAATAATGTATATGCTTGTGTTAATTCATACAAAGATACGCCTTTATACAATCCGCCTAATGCTAAACTAAGACCGTTATCATTTTCATCTAAATCAATCCCAAGATTATCTAAAAATTCTATTGAAGTATCTATGCCTACTGATTTTAACACTTTTACAGCTGCAATGTTATTTGATGTGCTTACGGCGTCTCTTACGCTTATCCAACCCATATGTTTTCCGTTATAGTTTTTGGGAGTATAACCATCATAATTAATTGGTTCATCCAAAACCGCGGTAGCTGTTGTAATTAGATTGTTTTGCAGGGCTGGGGCGTAAACAGCCAATGGTTTGATTGCAGAAGCTGGCTGCCTTTTGGTATCCAAAATATCATCATAAGATGAGATAAAACCGATTACGCCTAGAGTCTTGTTTTCAATTATAATTCCTGCATAATCTGGCATGATTCCATTGCTGTTAGCAGCTTGCGGAACATATTTTTCAAAACTTTTTGATAAAGCTTGTTGAACATCATGATCGTAATAGGTATGAATAATACAATCCAAAAGATTGTGCTTAGTAGCCTTTAATATTTTCATGCTTTCTAAAACTGCGCATTTGGTATAAAAGCTTTCATAGTTTTTATACTTTTGGAAAGAAAAAGTTAAATTTTCATCTAAAGCATTTTGATATTGTTGCTGATTAATAAATTTGTTATCAAACATTGCTTTTAGAACAGTGCGCTGCCGTTTTATCAGGTTCTCTTGGTTTTTATATGGATTGTATTTGGCAGGGGAATTAATAATAGCTGATAATGCCGCAGCCTCTGCTATGGTAAGATTTTTTGCCGGTTTAGAAAAATAGACATTAGAAGCTGATTCGATTCCGTGTAATCCGTTGCCAAAATATATGATATTGATATATTTTTCCAAGATTTCATCTTTAGTATAATTTTTTTCTAATTGCCTAGTTATATGTGCTTCTTTTAGTTTTCTTTCAATTGTTCGTTCGTTAGATAAATGTGTGTTTTTTACTAATTGCTGGCTTATAGTAGATGCGCCTTCCTTAAACGAAAATGTTTTCAAATCTTTCAATAAAGCTCCTACCAACCTTATGTAATCTATGCCATTATGCTTGTAAAATCTTTTATCTTCAATAGCAATAAATGCTTTTGGAACATAATCCGGAAGTTCTGTCAATTTTACTGTATTTCCGTATTGGCCATTGTATTCTAAAGGTGTCATGTCATCTGCCAAAACCTCGATTGTTTGACCTATACTGTCAATTAATTCTTTATCTAGATCAATATAATCAATGCTTAAAAAAATAAAAAATATACTTAGTAAGCCTACTAAAGCTACACTACTTAAAGCTAATAATGAAATTTTAAGAGCTTTTTTTAATCTCATAGTAATAGTATTGATTATCCCTAAGGTATTTATTATAGACACGATAAAAGAATTAACTTGTCTAAAACTGTTAATTAAGATATAATTAGAAAATAAAATTTCTATTAAAAAAAGGATGATTAATGTACTATCATATAATAACTTACGGTTGCCAGATGAATGTTCACGAATCAGAAAAACTGGCAGGAATGCTTGAAAATTTGGGATTTGTTAATACATCTGATAAAGAAGAAGCTGATGTCATTGTTTTTAATACATGTTGTATAAGAGATACAGCAGAAAAAAGAGCTTTGGGAAATATTGCAGCATTAAAAAAACTTAAAATCCAAAAGCCTAATTTGATAATAGGTGTTTGCGGTTGCATGCCTCAGCAGGATTCTGTAAAAAAATACATAGAAACCAAAATGCCTTATGTCGATATTGTTTTTGGAACTTATAATTTGCATAAATTCTCTGAACTTTTGCAAAATTGCTTAAAAGAGAAGAAAAGAATAGTTGATATATGGGGAGAGGGTGAATTGCAGCCTGCCAATACCCCTATGAAAAGGACAAGCGGCATCAATGCATGGGTTAATATTACTTATGGCTGTAATAATTTTTGCACATATTGTATAGTGCCTTATGTTAGAGGAAGAGAAATAAGCCGTCCCATGAATGAAATAATAGACGAAGTAAAACAGCTTTTAAGTACTGGACAATATTCAGAAATTACGCTTTTGGGTCAAAATGTTAATTCATACGGCAACGATTTAAATGACGGAACGACATTTGCTAAGCTACTAAAGACTATTGCAGAGCTTGACGGAGACTTTAGGATTAAGTTTATGACATCTCATCCTAAGGATATCAAGAATGAGGTAATAGATACAATAGCCCAATACAAAAAGATTTCCAAGCTTATTCATCTTCCTGTTCAGAGCGGAAGCAATGCGATTTTGAAGGCAATGAATAGAAAGTATACTAGAGAATATTATCTTGACAGAATTAATTATATAAGACAGCAAATACCTGATGTTGGTCTTTCAAGCGATATTATTGTCGGTTTTCCTGGTGAAACAGAGCAGGATTTTATGGATACTTTGAGCCTTGTAAAAGAAGTGGGCTATAATAATTTGTATATGTTTATGTATTCGCCCAGAAAGAATACGCCTGCTGCAAGCATGCCCAATCAAATTGATGAAGCTGTAAAAAAAGAGAGAGTAAAAAAGCTTATCGAGTTGCAAAGAGGGCTTATGCGAGAAATAGCCAAGGAATGCATAGGAAAAAGATTCAGAGCTTTATTTGAAGAATATAAAGACGGAATTTTGTCCGCAGTAACTGATTGCGGAAAATTAGTATTTATTGAAAACGCATCAGAGAATTTGGTCGGAAAATTTGGAGAAGTATTGATTACTGGTGCAAAAAGCGGAAGATTGGTAGGGGAATTGGTTTAATATGGCATTATCACCCATGATGAAGCAATATATGGCAATAAAAGAAATGTATAAAGATTGCCTGTTGTTTTACAGATTAGGCGATTTTTATGAAATGTTCTTTGATGACGCTATTACTGCTAGTCGTGAATTGGAATTGACTTTGACTGGTAGAGATTGCGGTTTGGAAGAACGCGCACCTATGTGCGGTGTTCCTTTTCATTCTGTAGATTCTTATATTGCAAAACTCATAGAAAAAGGGTATAAGGTAGCCATTTGCGAACAAACAACTTTGCCTGAAGAAAGCAAAGGAATTGTTGAAAGAGAAGTTACAAGAATTATCACGCCAGGCACAGTTATAGATAATAATATGCTTGATGAAGGCAGAAATAACTATATTGCCTGCGTCTTTTTGAATAATTCTTCGACCAAATACGAAATTGGACTTAGCTGGGCTGATATAAGCACTGGCGAATTTAATTTTCTTGAAATAAATGAAGATCCTATCAATAAGCTTAATGAAACATTAATTCGTATAAATCCTTCTGAAATTATTTGCAATGAAGAAATGCTTGCAGAAAGCTATAGTTTAAATGCTGTAAAATTCAATCATATACCACGATTTAATGTTTATTACGAATGGGCTTTTAATTACGAAAACGCCTTAAAAAAGATATCAGACAACGGTAAGAGTTTGTTAATAAATAAATCCAAGGTCTTGGCAGTTAGATCTTTGGGTGCTTTGCTGGAATATCTGACTGATACTCAAAAAAGACCTATTACATATTTGAATGGCGTCAATGATTATCAGGAAATTGAATTTTTAGTTATTGATAATACTGAACGCCGAAATCTTGAACTTTTTGAAACCATAATTGACCGTAAAAAACGTGGTTCTTTACTGGGTGTAATTGATAAAACAAAAACAAGCATGGGCGCCAGAATGTTAAGACGCTGGCTTGAACAACCCAGTATTAATAGTAATGTTATCAATCAAAGATTGGACGGAGTTGAGGAATTAATAAATAATCCTATCTTAAAAGAAAATTTGACTCAACTGTTATCCAAAATCAATGATATTGAAAGACTTAGCAGCAAAATTGCATATGGAACAGTTAATCCAAGAGAATGCGTTGCAATCAGCAATTCGCTTAAAAATGCAGAACAGGTGATTTTTGCTCTAAAAGATGTAAAATCAGAAATTTTACATAGTATTTATGATAATTATGACGGGGCAAAAGATATAATTGACCTAATCGACTGCGCAATTGAAGAAAACCCGCCTGCAATAATACGTGACGGCGGAATCATTAAGGCAGGATATAATAAAGAATTAGATACGTTGAGGAATGCCGGCAACAACGCAAAACAGCTTATTGCGGCATTGGAGGCTCAAGAAAAAGAAAGTACAGGCATCAAAAATCTAAAGATAGGCTTTAACAAGGTTTTTGGCTTTTATATTGAAGTTACAAAATCTCAACTTGATCAGGTGCCTTACCGCTATCAAAGAAAGCAGACCATTGTAAACGGTGAAAGATATATTACTCCGGAACTAAAAGACCTTGAGTCGAAAATTCTTGGCAGTGAAGAAAAGGCAATAAAACTTGAACAAAGTTTATACAATGAAATAATCGCTAATTTGAAATCATATGTTTCTA harbors:
- a CDS encoding transglycosylase domain-containing protein — protein: MRLKKALKISLLALSSVALVGLLSIFFIFLSIDYIDLDKELIDSIGQTIEVLADDMTPLEYNGQYGNTVKLTELPDYVPKAFIAIEDKRFYKHNGIDYIRLVGALLKDLKTFSFKEGASTISQQLVKNTHLSNERTIERKLKEAHITRQLEKNYTKDEILEKYINIIYFGNGLHGIESASNVYFSKPAKNLTIAEAAALSAIINSPAKYNPYKNQENLIKRQRTVLKAMFDNKFINQQQYQNALDENLTFSFQKYKNYESFYTKCAVLESMKILKATKHNLLDCIIHTYYDHDVQQALSKSFEKYVPQAANSNGIMPDYAGIIIENKTLGVIGFISSYDDILDTKRQPASAIKPLAVYAPALQNNLITTATAVLDEPINYDGYTPKNYNGKHMGWISVRDAVSTSNNIAAVKVLKSVGIDTSIEFLDNLGIDLDENDNGLSLALGGLYKGVSLYELTQAYTLFPNYGLHQKSSFIKKITSKDGRVIFENTFNPKRIINEDTAYIMTDMLKTAAKSGTAKRLKDCDYAVAAKTGTNSYQKTSKNNDAYCLSYTTQHTMGIWLGNLSNEEKSALSNNVTGATYPTMITKQVYDKLYQKIKPADFIKPNTVVYADIDLIVYNSNQTLTLANAQLAPRYKKREIFSIRNMPQKAINIKWEIIQKTKEIQKRKESFLDKMKEIFRQRGIKTN
- the miaB gene encoding tRNA (N6-isopentenyl adenosine(37)-C2)-methylthiotransferase MiaB, with amino-acid sequence MYYHIITYGCQMNVHESEKLAGMLENLGFVNTSDKEEADVIVFNTCCIRDTAEKRALGNIAALKKLKIQKPNLIIGVCGCMPQQDSVKKYIETKMPYVDIVFGTYNLHKFSELLQNCLKEKKRIVDIWGEGELQPANTPMKRTSGINAWVNITYGCNNFCTYCIVPYVRGREISRPMNEIIDEVKQLLSTGQYSEITLLGQNVNSYGNDLNDGTTFAKLLKTIAELDGDFRIKFMTSHPKDIKNEVIDTIAQYKKISKLIHLPVQSGSNAILKAMNRKYTREYYLDRINYIRQQIPDVGLSSDIIVGFPGETEQDFMDTLSLVKEVGYNNLYMFMYSPRKNTPAASMPNQIDEAVKKERVKKLIELQRGLMREIAKECIGKRFRALFEEYKDGILSAVTDCGKLVFIENASENLVGKFGEVLITGAKSGRLVGELV
- the mutS gene encoding DNA mismatch repair protein MutS, with amino-acid sequence MALSPMMKQYMAIKEMYKDCLLFYRLGDFYEMFFDDAITASRELELTLTGRDCGLEERAPMCGVPFHSVDSYIAKLIEKGYKVAICEQTTLPEESKGIVEREVTRIITPGTVIDNNMLDEGRNNYIACVFLNNSSTKYEIGLSWADISTGEFNFLEINEDPINKLNETLIRINPSEIICNEEMLAESYSLNAVKFNHIPRFNVYYEWAFNYENALKKISDNGKSLLINKSKVLAVRSLGALLEYLTDTQKRPITYLNGVNDYQEIEFLVIDNTERRNLELFETIIDRKKRGSLLGVIDKTKTSMGARMLRRWLEQPSINSNVINQRLDGVEELINNPILKENLTQLLSKINDIERLSSKIAYGTVNPRECVAISNSLKNAEQVIFALKDVKSEILHSIYDNYDGAKDIIDLIDCAIEENPPAIIRDGGIIKAGYNKELDTLRNAGNNAKQLIAALEAQEKESTGIKNLKIGFNKVFGFYIEVTKSQLDQVPYRYQRKQTIVNGERYITPELKDLESKILGSEEKAIKLEQSLYNEIIANLKSYVSKIHKIAQDISLVDCILSFAVVSAENNYVKPIINDNVDCLKIIEGRHPVVEKFIKDGEFVPNDTYLDNKDNRTLIITGPNMAGKSTYMRQVALITILGHMGCFVPAKEAYIPITDRIFTRIGASDDLTYGHSTFMVEMMEMSQILKNATSKSLLILDEIGRGTSTFDGLSIAWAVMEYVSSVLKAKTLFATHYHELTELEGVFEGVKNYRVLVKEVNKSILFLHKIVRGGANKSFGIEVASLAGLPKEVIEKARKILKILEENDINYNERVNALTGRQLSMFDQINVSGFEQIKNILEEVDINTITPVQAFEILADLKEKVKKL